A single region of the Marinobacter salinisoli genome encodes:
- a CDS encoding Hpt domain-containing protein yields MNETPHIDQEALAELQDVMDDEFGVLIETFLKDSRERIAGLRQALNGQDADALAQMAHSFKGSCINIGAPRLGALCQIVEKAGKEQRLDDAPATVDAIEAEFRSVSDILEVFVP; encoded by the coding sequence ATGAACGAAACACCACATATCGATCAGGAAGCACTCGCTGAACTTCAGGACGTCATGGACGATGAATTTGGCGTGTTGATTGAAACGTTCCTGAAAGATTCCCGTGAACGCATAGCCGGCTTGCGTCAGGCTCTGAACGGTCAGGATGCCGATGCTCTGGCGCAAATGGCGCACAGCTTCAAAGGCAGTTGCATCAATATCGGCGCCCCCCGGCTCGGAGCGCTGTGCCAGATTGTTGAGAAAGCCGGAAAGGAACAGAGGTTGGATGATGCACCGGCAACGGTGGATGCCATCGAAGCCGAATTCCGCAGTGTATCTGACATTCTGGAAGTTTTTGTCCCCTGA
- a CDS encoding flagellar hook-length control protein FliK has product MPQTVLPLTPSPGGPNDSSATKSRAGKAADPDGRFESVSREEQKKLDARTDKRREETESAERPAEETSQSETASAPGADKASDSAAGNKPEADRDDAGVATAADPETAEPVMVPVTFVGLQSLVASGNQKGVTEQGLSAASVPAPGMSAGQDVAARSLRAASASGAQGLIAGQGSYGQGAPGVTAGLQLADVATTDVARPTDAANLAASPRLSATFELASQLSSNPATRLTAETAVPLRSYATSIDLPVGHAEWGDKLVGKLSWLTARSMSVAEIHLTPPDMGPMEVKVRVQNEQANIAVHAANPVVRDQLELHSHRLRDMLAEQGLNLTKFDVSDSPQQQAGQQGAGTDADGGAGDSGGELAAVEGDEDMAAGALDLSWNGEIDVFA; this is encoded by the coding sequence ATGCCCCAAACGGTTCTTCCTCTGACTCCCTCGCCAGGGGGTCCCAATGACAGCAGTGCTACCAAATCCCGAGCTGGCAAGGCCGCGGACCCGGATGGGCGCTTTGAGTCAGTCTCGCGGGAGGAGCAGAAAAAGCTCGATGCCAGGACGGACAAGCGCCGTGAAGAAACCGAGTCTGCGGAGCGGCCTGCCGAAGAAACATCTCAGTCGGAAACGGCAAGTGCCCCCGGTGCGGACAAGGCGTCCGACTCCGCCGCCGGGAATAAGCCTGAGGCCGACCGCGACGACGCCGGGGTTGCCACTGCAGCGGACCCGGAAACCGCCGAGCCAGTGATGGTGCCGGTAACGTTCGTGGGCCTGCAGTCGCTGGTGGCCTCTGGCAATCAAAAGGGGGTGACTGAGCAAGGGCTGTCTGCTGCGTCAGTTCCCGCGCCGGGAATGTCGGCCGGTCAGGATGTGGCGGCGCGGTCCCTCCGGGCTGCCAGTGCCTCAGGCGCTCAGGGCCTGATTGCCGGGCAGGGCAGTTACGGCCAGGGTGCCCCTGGTGTCACGGCTGGCCTGCAACTCGCGGACGTCGCCACCACGGACGTTGCGCGGCCAACGGATGCTGCCAACCTTGCAGCCAGCCCGCGCTTGAGTGCCACGTTTGAGTTGGCGTCCCAGTTGTCGTCCAATCCTGCCACCAGGCTGACGGCCGAGACGGCGGTTCCCCTGAGGAGCTACGCCACCTCCATCGATCTGCCCGTGGGGCACGCGGAGTGGGGTGACAAGCTGGTCGGCAAGCTGAGCTGGTTGACCGCGCGCAGCATGTCGGTGGCGGAAATCCACCTGACCCCACCGGACATGGGGCCGATGGAGGTCAAAGTCCGGGTCCAGAACGAGCAGGCCAATATCGCCGTTCACGCGGCGAACCCCGTGGTCCGGGATCAGCTCGAACTCCACTCCCATCGCCTGCGGGACATGCTGGCAGAGCAGGGTCTTAATCTGACCAAGTTCGACGTCTCCGATTCGCCGCAGCAGCAGGCCGGGCAACAGGGTGCCGGTACCGATGCGGATGGTGGCGCTGGTGACAGCGGCGGCGAACTGGCCGCGGTTGAAGGTGATGAAGACATGGCGGCCGGTGCGCTCGATCTGAGCTGGAATGGCGAAATCGACGTTTTTGCCTGA